In the genome of Bacteroides mediterraneensis, the window ACTTCTCTGAATTTGACATTGCCCGTTCCAAATCGCCGTTCTCTGTCAGATATTTATAAAGATTGGTTCGTATGAAGTATCGTTTGGTCTTTTCATATCCCGGCATATACTTCTGTAACTCAGGAAGTAGCTGCTCGTAACTCTCATATCGTCGGCAAGCTACATTAGATAAGAAATGAAGCAGGAACCAGAATTCTGTGCATGGGTTTGTTTCTACGAACATCACTTTGCCGGCATATTTCTTTGCGTCATACTTTTTCTTTGCCCGTTGATATAATTGCATTTCGGTGGGAAACTGCAATAGTCTATCCATATCAAACAGGCATACGATATAATCATATTGCTTGTTCAAATAGGATTCTACCAATTTTAGAATATGATTGATGTCGCTATGCTGCGGAAAATCAGGCGCAACCTTGAAAGGATAACGACATGCCACCCTCAATGAATCAAAATAGAACCACTCGGTTTCTCCTTCGCCTATGATGGCGATACTTTTCGTCACTGTCCGCCTCATATCATTAGTCGTTTAGGTTTATGTATTGACTGCCAAGGAACGGAAGCTTAACTAACTTACCCTGTTTGTAAGCATTATACGGGGAAAGATTCTTGTGCAGACCTAAAGATGAAAGACGTACTATTTTAGTTTCTCCGTATTCGTCTTTGTCCGTAAACCATATTGTGTCACGGCGAATAAAGTCCTCATTAAGTAGATTGATGTCGTGTGTTGTAAGCAGCATTTGGGATGTTCCTTCGCTGTTAGCTAAAAAGACTTTTATGAAATAAGCCAACAGTTCATAATGGATGCTTGTCTCTACTTCATCAATAGGTACAAAACGGTTGGTTTTTAACAGGAAATTCAGAATTACCGCCATCCCCAAAAATCTCATTGTACCATTCGATTCGTATTCTTCCGATAAATCATATAGCTTGTCACCTACCTTGTGCTTGAATGTCAATTCTGCATTTGTGATCTTCCCTTTTCTAAGCATTTCGGCTTTTGCTTCATCGCCAATAGGGGCGTTCTGAATCAGTTGTTCCAGTTCCGGGGTAATCAATTCCTCCTCTTCGTGTAATACGACATCTTCTATGTTGAAATCGGATGCTTTCAGAAAGTTTAGTATGAACTTCTTCAAGTCGCCGGATTCGTCTTTGTCTAATTGTGATTTGACATAGCCTGAAAGAAGCATACCTGGCAAAAGCACATCTTTTACTTGTTTAGCAAAGTAATCGTACACATCGTTCAACCTGGTCCGTTCTACATTGCTTTTGCCAAATGCAGCAAGCACACTGCAATTGTTAATTGTGTTGCCGGAAATCACGTCTTGGCTCTTGCGTGGCATTTTCAAGTTTACGCCGAAATCTATTGTCGTGGAATCTGTTTCCGGGTCATAACTGCGGCTGTACAGTTTGGTAGGACGTATGGAATCGTAAACAACCAATGTCTCGGAATGGATATAGTTTGCATCCAGTTCAAAACTAAGAATGTACTTCGACCGGTTAATATAGAATACCATAGACATCTTCGTCCTTTCTTTCCTTGACGTGTCATCCAGCATGAAAGGAACGACTCCTGTTTTTTCATTTCGGTCTTTAGGCATCCGTAACGCAAGCATCCTGAAAAATTCAATGGCATTCAGGATGTTGGTCTTGCCGGAAGCGTTTGCACCATAGATGATTCCCACTTTCAGCAACTTTACTCCATCCTTAATTTCATAAGAATATTCATCAGACATAAAGGTATCTGATGAAGGCTCAAAACTTATCTTTTGCGGAGATTTTATTGAGAAAAAATTTTCAATGACGAATTCTGCTATCATATTCGATAAATTTATCTATCACACTGTACAAAGATAGAAATAAAATTCCATATAAAAAGTTATAGCATATATTTCCGTAATAAAACTACAGAATTCAAATACAAAGTATAAACCCAAATGGTTTTATAACAATAATATAAAATTGCGTTCCTATTAAATGAAAAAAAGCCAGACGGACTAACCTTAGTTTTTGCTACATACCCTTCATAAATCCCAAAAAAGTCGTATATTTGAAGCAAGAATTCAACTATACGACTTATGAAACTCATGCAATTTATTCAAGGAATGTTCCTGACAACCTGCATCCTGCTCTTCGCAGCCTGCAAAAACGATGATGGTCCGATTTACCTCGTCAGCGTGGACAACCAGCAAAAAATAACCGACGGCACGATAGAACTCAGTCTGTTCAGCACAGGCGAAAAATTCTTCATCCGGGGAGGAGATGGGAACTACACCCTCAAAAACGGAGATGCCACCATTGCGGACTACCGCTACGATGGAGAAACCCTGACCTTCCTTCCGGTCAGCATCGGCCAGACCTCTACCACCATTTCCGACCGGAAAGGAAACAGCTACACCGTATCTATCTTGGTCAGCAATCCTACAGATGAATACCGGGTGGAAAGCTTGGAAGCAGAAGTGGAAGGCGATAACCTCACCAAAGGAGACGAATCGACCTTAAAGGCACGCATCCTAGAGGAATCCCCTCTCCAGGCAGAAGGACGCTTTTCCTTCATCTATTCAGATGCTTCCCAGTCGTATGGGGAACTGAGAATTTTCCCGAACAGCACAGGTAACTATCAGCTTGGCATTTTTGAACGTACCCTCAAATATACAGAAGATACAGGAGAACCCTATCTGCGCATTGAGGCTACCATGGCGGGAAGCACCAAGCAGCAATATACCTTCATGCTGTTTGAAAACGAAACGACAGCAGAAGGGACGGCAGCGTCCGAATCCGCTGAAAGTACAAACACAGTTTGCCTCATCAAGGAAGACGTGACTGACCAGTACAAAGGAGAATTCAACGGACTCACCAAGGCTTACCGTATCTATCACTTAATTAAACAGTAACGCCGGCCTGCCTTTTTTGCACATGTCCCGTATCGAACTCCAATCTTTCGATTTGTTCCGTCGCATCGAACAGATTCACCGTCAGCCGACGGCCGCTCCCGACAATTTACAAGCCAAATACATCCTGCTCCACAAAGTGCTGGAGCAGGCTTGTTATGAACTGACCACGGGGGTCACCCTTTCCTTTGCCAACCTGTTTTCCCGTCTGGACTACGTCTGCAAGGAGAAAAAGATGACTCCTTCCGACCGGTATGCCATCCAGACCATGCGCCGCAACTGCAACGCTGCCATGGGCGACCATTTTCAGGCCGACATGCAGGAATACCTTTACGACCTGCGTGCCCTGGTACGCTTTGTCTCGCTGGGCTTTGAAGAAGACATTCCGGCTTCCATCCTTCCGGAAATCCCTCACTCCAACCGTCCGTACCAAGGTACACGCCTGTCGCACATTCCCTACGTGCGGGCTTCCGTGACCAGCTGGAACGACACCCAGATTTTTGCGGCGACCGACAGCGAGACCGACCCTTTCATCATCATCAACTATGCCAAGGGAGGCTATCAGGG includes:
- a CDS encoding RloB family protein — protein: MRRTVTKSIAIIGEGETEWFYFDSLRVACRYPFKVAPDFPQHSDINHILKLVESYLNKQYDYIVCLFDMDRLLQFPTEMQLYQRAKKKYDAKKYAGKVMFVETNPCTEFWFLLHFLSNVACRRYESYEQLLPELQKYMPGYEKTKRYFIRTNLYKYLTENGDLERAMSNSEKLCQLCKDSPEDLMAYSEIHKVIKLLNKI
- a CDS encoding ATP/GTP-binding protein gives rise to the protein MIAEFVIENFFSIKSPQKISFEPSSDTFMSDEYSYEIKDGVKLLKVGIIYGANASGKTNILNAIEFFRMLALRMPKDRNEKTGVVPFMLDDTSRKERTKMSMVFYINRSKYILSFELDANYIHSETLVVYDSIRPTKLYSRSYDPETDSTTIDFGVNLKMPRKSQDVISGNTINNCSVLAAFGKSNVERTRLNDVYDYFAKQVKDVLLPGMLLSGYVKSQLDKDESGDLKKFILNFLKASDFNIEDVVLHEEEELITPELEQLIQNAPIGDEAKAEMLRKGKITNAELTFKHKVGDKLYDLSEEYESNGTMRFLGMAVILNFLLKTNRFVPIDEVETSIHYELLAYFIKVFLANSEGTSQMLLTTHDINLLNEDFIRRDTIWFTDKDEYGETKIVRLSSLGLHKNLSPYNAYKQGKLVKLPFLGSQYINLND